From the genome of Haloarcula taiwanensis:
TTTGTTCGCCCATCGCGGAAGAGCATCTCGAGCGTGTCGTCGAGGTCGATGTTCCCGAGGGTACCGTCGGGACGCTCGGACCCATCCGTCATTGCGTCCACGTGGGGTACGACAGCGAATAAACCCAGCGACGTGTTTATACCGCCGACAGACGCTTATACAGGTATATGATGCTGCCGACGCACGCGATAGCGGGGCTCGCCATTGCGACACCGCTGCTCGTCCTTGCGCCGGACCACGCCGCGGTCGCGCTCGCAGGCGGTCTCGTCGGTGGCGTTCTGCCCGATCTCGACCTGTACTCGGGCCATCGGCGGACGCTGCATTACCCCAGCGGGTACACGCTCGCGGCGCTCCCGAGTGCCGGTTTCGCCGCTATTCTCCAGACGCCACTCCTCGTCGCGGTCACTTTCGTCCTGCTGGCCGCTGCCCTCCACTGCCGGATGGACCGGTACGGCGGCGGCCTCGAACTCCGTCCGTGGGAAGCTACGTCCGAGCGCGCCGTGTACGACCACGTCCGCGGCCGATGGCGGTCGCCGAAGCGATGGATACTGTACGACGGGGCACCTGCAGACGTGGGGCTGATGGTACTCGTTGGCGCGCCGCTGTTCGTCGTTCTAGACGGACCGTTCCGCTGGGTCGTCGCCGTGGCCCTCCTCACCGGCGTGACCTATGGCCTCCTGCGCCGTCGACTGGCAGCCCTGGCACCGGTTGTGTTCGGCAACGTTCCCGAATCGATTGCGGCCCACGTCCCGGACCGCTACCGGCAATAGCGCTCGCCTGCCGCGCCGCTTCCTGATTTCCGTGATGCCTCCGTTATTTCGGCGCTGCTTCTCTCTGCCGTCCCACGAGAGCGTCTTCGGCAACGCCGCGTAGCGTCAACCACGTGTTGATACCCGCCCGCAGTGCGACGAGGTCAGTCGCCTCGACCGTGAGTTCGACTCGCTGTCCATCCCGGCCGAGCCGCGCTGTCGTCCGGTCGCCCTCGATATCGTCGATTTCGGGACGAATGCTCCGCTCGATAGCGCGAGCCCTGGCAGCGCTGTCGTACTCGGCGGTGAGGTGGGTCTGATGTGGTGCAGTCATACTGTTGGTGGGTATCGAATCGGTCGCAGGACTGCCCCAGAAAAGCCGCATGTAACGTGGCGCAGTCGACCGTCGGCTGTCGGCCGCGAACCGACCGCCTCAGTTGACGTTGATCTCTTTGACGTCTGGCGACCGCTCCTTCAGCAGGACGCGGTGTCCGCAGTACGGGCAGCGAACGCCGCCGTACTCGTCCAGCGTCACGTCGCGCTTACAGCGTGAACACTTGTAGCTCATAGTTGAGAGATAGGAGCGGAGGTCCTTTACTCCTCGTCTTCGGACAGTGCAGCCCGAATGGAGCGTCGAACGGTCTTGCCGCCGGGCGTCTCCGGCTTGTAGCTGCCGCCGGTGAATTTGTAATCACAGTACCCGCACTGCCAGATGCCCGTCCCCTGACGGTCGACGCGGTCCTCGCCGCAGTTCGGACAGGCGTGGTCCTCGTTCATCTCCGATTCAATCTCCGCGACGCGGCGTCGAGACACGCGACCGTAGCGAGCGCCGAAACGGCCCGAGCTACCGGTCTTTCCGCTCTTGCTAGCCATAGTGGTCTGTTGTCCGCCGAGCGGCCACATAAGGCCTTCGAGATGCGGTCCAGTCGGCCGACGGCCACAGGGATTAACACGCTCGGCCAGCAACGCCCGACCGACATGGACGAGATACTCGACGTCGTCGACCTCGTCGCGGACTCCGGATTCGAGGGTATCGTCACGTGGCTCGTGCGAATCGTCGGGCTCGTCGCGCTGCTGGGCGGCCTCGGTCTGTGGCTGTTCACCGACATGGGACTGCTCGTCGTGCCGGCAGTGCTGTTACTCGTCGGTCTGGTCCTCCTCATTGCCCCCAGCGTCCTCCTGCTGGCCGCGGAGCTAGCCTAGACCACTCAAGAGGGAGGCGAGCAAACCATCGGTCGATGGCAGCCAACGAACTCCGCAGTCGCATCCAGCGGGTCGCGCCAGCCACGAGCGGGCGGCTTACAGCATCGGAGTTCTTGCTCTCGGGTGCAGCGGCCGGGCTGGTCGGCTGGGGTGGTACGCAGGCGGTTGCGTGGTCGGACCACGCTACCGGCGCGCTGCTCGTCACGGTGCTGTGGGCCGTCCTGATCGGCGGCTTCGTCGGCCTGACCGTGCTTCACGCACCGGACTCCATCCGCTTCTCCGACGCGATGTTCGCCTGGGGAGCAGTCAACAGCACTGCGATGGCGCTGACCGTCGCTGGCCTCTTCAGTGTCGTCCCCGGACAACTGGCGTTCTGGCACGCGTGGGTCGGTGCGACAGCCGTTGGCTACTGCTGGACCGGCGGCGTCCTCGAAGGAGCCGGACAGCCCGTGCGCGGCCGCGGGTACCTCGGTGCCGGCGTTGTCGGACTCGGTCTGTTGGCCATCGGGGCGGTCGCGTTCCCGCTTGTCTCCTCGGCCGGCTACCTGGCGCTCGCCGCGCTCCATGCGCTCCCGATGCTTCTCGACGTCCGAACGGCGTTACCGGCTGCTCACCGGACTAGTGTCGTCGGTGTCGCGGTGGCCGCAGTGCTTGTTGCGGGCGTCGTGGTGGCGTGACCACAGGTGCTGCGGGTACTACTCCTGCAATTCGGCTTCTCTGAGTGCTTCGTTCAGGTCGGCCCGGACGTGTTCGCCGAGTTCACGGTCGCCGGCCGTCGTGACGACACGGTTCTCCTGAACGCTAGAGCCGTCGCGGATGAGCACCCGGACGTTGCCGTTGTCGTCGGCGCGGGTCGCCTTCGCCCGGACGCCCGTCGGCGAACTCGCGCCGCCGGCGTCGATGGGACCGGGGATGACCTTCTTGACGTGGGGGTGGCCGGCGACGGTCTGGATGACCCGCTGGCCCGACCGGCCGCCGATGAGCGTCGAGTGGCTCCCGCCGAGTTTCTCCGCCGGCGCGGCGTCGACCACCTCCAGCGCCGGTTCGCCCTGGCGGTCGATGACCCGCTGGACCGGGTCCTCGCCCTCGACGCGGAAGAACTCGTAGTGCAACTGCGGGCGGACGGCGGCGATGACGTCGCGGTCGCCCGTGACGTACACCTCCTCGGGCCGCTTGCGCCGGACTTCGTCCGCGACGAGGCCGGCGAAGTTCCGCAGTTCGACGACGACGGCCTCGTCGCTGCCCTCGCCCTCCGGCGTCGTCGTCACCGTCCGCTGGCCGACGACAGCCCCGTCAAGCAGCGCTGTCACCGTCGCCCGCTCGCGGTCGAGTTCGAGGACGGCGGCGTCCGTATTGGCAGTGTGACAGACCAGGCAGTAATCGCCCGGTCGGTCGAGCGGCGTGGCACACTGCCGACAGTCCATAGCTGTGGCTACGGGTCCGCGCTGATAAGGGGGACGGTTCGGCAGTTTCCCGAGGCGCTGCGTCAGCCCTCGTCTTCGATGGTCGCCCCGGGCGGGTAGACCGTCGTAACGGTCGCGTCGTAGCCGGCGTCGGAGAGCCCGGTACCGAGCGCGAACACCGTCTCGCCGAGCATCGCCATGGCGGCGTCACCGCCGGCTTCGGCCACGTCGTCGATGACCGACTTGACCTCCGGCGTCAACAGGTCCGCCTCGCGGGAAAACTGCCGAGCGGCCTGCATGAACGCCGATAGTTTCGGCTCTTTGACGACGGTAGAGAGCGCGCGCTCGCCGGCAGCCGTCAGCGGCTCCGTGTCACCACCGACCACGTCCGCCGTCGATAGCTCGCCGAGCGTGAGATATTCGACGCGGCTGCGGGCCGGGATGGCGTCGAGGTAGTTGAACTGCGGCCCGCCGGGTTCGAGGCGAAGCGGCACGCCGCCCCGGGCCTGCGCGACAACGTCGCCGAGGCCCGAGCCGGACTGGACTTCCGCGCCGTGGGCGATGGTCACCAGTTCGTTGTACGACAGGCCGTGGCCGAAGGCAGCGTTGGCCGCTAGCGCAGTGCCGAGCGCCAGTCCGCCAGAGACGCCGAAGCCGGACCCGAGCGGAAGCGGCGTTTCGGCGGTGACAGTCGCCGTTGTTCGCAGGGCGTCAAGCACTCGCTCGACAGCCTCCACCGCAATCGGCTCGCCGTTCAGCGTTATCTCGGTTTCAGCCTCGCGGCTGACAGTAACAGAAACGCCATCAGACAGGGTTAGCCCCCCGCCGCGAGAGCCGGTCTCGATCGGATCGTCGCCCCGGTCGACGGTAAAAAAGCCCGTGATGTGGCCGGGCACGAACGCGTGTGCTTCGTCGCTCATTGCCTCCCCGTGGGTTCCGGCGGCGTTAAGGGTTGGTGGTCGCCTCGTCTGCCCCGTCCGGACGTTCAGGCCAGCCGACAGGCAGTTCTCCGACCCGTAGTTTGATGTGCGTTTACGGCGGATGACTGTGCAAACATGCCGACGATAAGCGCGCGACTCCCGAGCGAAGAGAAAGCCGAACTGGACGATGTCGCCGAGTTGCTCTCCGAGGACCGGTCGACCACGATTCGAAAGGCCCTCCGGGAGGGACTGGAGACGCTCCGACTCCGCGTCGCTGTCGAGCAGTACCAGTCCGGCGACGTGTCGGCGGCCGAAGCCGCACAGCTTGCGGACCTCTCCATCGCGGAGTGGCTCGACGTGGCCCGCGAGCGGAACCTGACGACACAGCTCGAACTCTCCGATCTGGAACTCGATGCCGACACAGCCGCGGAGCTATGACTCGCATCTACGTCGGGCCGACGTCGCTGTACTCGCTGGGGCAGGTTGGGGAGCTGTCGCTGCTTGACGCCTTTGACGGCGACATCGTCATCCCAGAGCCAGTCATCGGCGAGGTACAGGTCGAACCGACCGCGACGAACCTGACCGAATACCGCGAGAACGATATCGACACTGGCGTCGACGAGGACCACATCGACCAAGCCAGGTCTCTGCTCGGCGATTCCGAACTCGGAGCCGCTGTGACAGTGCTCGCTGGCGTGTTAGCTCACCGTACCAGCGACGACCGCTCCGCCGTGGCTGTCGTCTCTGAGGATCGCACCGTCCGCCGGATGGCGCAGGGCCTCGGCGCGGAAGTAACGAGCAGTTTCGGCGTCGTAGTCCGGGCCGCTATCGAGGACAAGTACCTCAAACCGACCCAGGCAAAGCGAATCGTCAGGCGAATCGACCAGCACGGGATGCATTTGACTGGGGAGTTGCGGGAACGGGCCGTCGGCGAGGTCGCATAGCGCCAATTGAACACGCGCCGGCGTTAGCCCATCTGTGCTGGGGTAAGGGACTAATAAACACGGTCCGTACTCCTTGCCGTGTCAGAACAACCCGCGCCTCAGTTTCTCGTGGCCTCGGCCGCCGTCTGCGTGCTGGGCTGTCTCGTCGGAGCACTGCTCCCGGTTGTTGTCGGGTCATCAGCCGCGTTTACCGGCAGCGTGACTTCGAGCGGGCTTCTCGGACTCGTTTTCACCGTCCGAAACCTCCAACTGCTCCGCGTGACCGGCGAGCCGAGTTTACCACCGGCTGTCCTGACGACGATTTTTGGCGGCTGGTTCATGCTCGCCCCGCTGTTGTACACGGATGTCGGCTTTCTCGCCACTGCGGGAACACAGCTCGCCGGAACGGTCATCTCGACGTTCGGACTGTACGTCACAGTCGCCGGCCTAGCCGACGGGCCAGCGTAGCTAGCCGCGACAACTACTCGCCGGCCGCGGCGGCCAGTTCCGTGGTAACGGCATCGACAGCGCTCTCGATATCTGGATATCGACCCGTTCCGACGTCTTTGCACCCCTGTTTTCTATCGACCCGGACCGCGCTGGCGTCGAAAAGCTCGGGTCGAACGACGAGTTTGGCCGCGGCACAGACGCCGTCGTCGTCCGGAATCCGATACTCGACGATACCACCGTTGGCATCAGTCCGCTGCCACGGTTCCAGCGGGTCCGGCAGTGCAGCGACCAGTTCATCCGGGTCAGCGGCTGTCTCCGGTGACGGGTGGGACATACCGTAGTCAGGGCTGTGAGACGCAAACGTGTTACGCTGACCCTCTCGGTGCTTTGTTCAGACACCGTCATGATGCCATGCTCTCAGGACTTCGTCTATCCCTGTGGTCCCGTGTCGTTCTACTGTCGGTGCGTTGGGCTGACTCTGCCCCCAGTTCGGACGTTTTACGCCGATATCGGACGATTCGGACCCTGAGCCTGCCGCGGTTTCGACACCTATGTTCGGAGCTAGATGCATGGGTTTAACACTCCGGCTCCCAACTCTGAAGGTATGCAGGGTAATCTTCCGCCTGAAGCACAGGAGAAGCTCGAGGAACTGCAGGACCTTCAGCAGACAGCACAGCAGGTCGCTGCACAGAAACAGCAGGCCGAGACAGAGCTCCAGGAGTCCCAGACGGCGCTCGACGAGCTCGACGACATCGACGAGGACGCGACCATGTACCGCGAGGTCGGCGAACTCCTCGTGAAGACCGAGTTCGACGAGGCACAGGACGACCTCGAAGAGAAGGTTAACAGCCTCGAAGTCCGCGTGGAAACGCTCGAAAAGCAGGAAGAGCGTGTGCAAGAGCAGTTCGAAGACCTCCAGAGCGAGCTCCAGCAGATGCTCGGCGGCGCGGGCGGCGCGGGTCCGGCCGGCGGCCCCGGCGCTGGCGGCGCATAAGGCGATGCCGACAGACGATGAGGTCGTCGAGACGGCCTCGGCCGCCGCCGAAGACGTTGTCTTCTCTCGGTACGACGTCGGCGCAGTCGAGGACCTCGACGTGACTGTCACCTTCGAAGACAGCGTGCTGGACGTCGACGTGTACGTC
Proteins encoded in this window:
- a CDS encoding prefoldin subunit beta; the encoded protein is MQGNLPPEAQEKLEELQDLQQTAQQVAAQKQQAETELQESQTALDELDDIDEDATMYREVGELLVKTEFDEAQDDLEEKVNSLEVRVETLEKQEERVQEQFEDLQSELQQMLGGAGGAGPAGGPGAGGA
- a CDS encoding DUF3194 domain-containing protein, which gives rise to MPTDDEVVETASAAAEDVVFSRYDVGAVEDLDVTVTFEDSVLDVDVYVNAPDSRQDEAQVADDAALAARAAVDDLFEE
- a CDS encoding metal-binding protein, translating into MDCRQCATPLDRPGDYCLVCHTANTDAAVLELDRERATVTALLDGAVVGQRTVTTTPEGEGSDEAVVVELRNFAGLVADEVRRKRPEEVYVTGDRDVIAAVRPQLHYEFFRVEGEDPVQRVIDRQGEPALEVVDAAPAEKLGGSHSTLIGGRSGQRVIQTVAGHPHVKKVIPGPIDAGGASSPTGVRAKATRADDNGNVRVLIRDGSSVQENRVVTTAGDRELGEHVRADLNEALREAELQE
- a CDS encoding 50S ribosomal protein L37Ae — protein: MWPLGGQQTTMASKSGKTGSSGRFGARYGRVSRRRVAEIESEMNEDHACPNCGEDRVDRQGTGIWQCGYCDYKFTGGSYKPETPGGKTVRRSIRAALSEDEE
- the rpoP gene encoding DNA-directed RNA polymerase subunit P (DNA-dependent RNA polymerase catalyzes the transcription of DNA into RNA using the four ribonucleoside triphosphates as substrates) codes for the protein MSYKCSRCKRDVTLDEYGGVRCPYCGHRVLLKERSPDVKEINVN
- a CDS encoding KEOPS complex Pcc1-like subunit encodes the protein MTAPHQTHLTAEYDSAARARAIERSIRPEIDDIEGDRTTARLGRDGQRVELTVEATDLVALRAGINTWLTLRGVAEDALVGRQREAAPK
- a CDS encoding sugar kinase yields the protein MSDEAHAFVPGHITGFFTVDRGDDPIETGSRGGGLTLSDGVSVTVSREAETEITLNGEPIAVEAVERVLDALRTTATVTAETPLPLGSGFGVSGGLALGTALAANAAFGHGLSYNELVTIAHGAEVQSGSGLGDVVAQARGGVPLRLEPGGPQFNYLDAIPARSRVEYLTLGELSTADVVGGDTEPLTAAGERALSTVVKEPKLSAFMQAARQFSREADLLTPEVKSVIDDVAEAGGDAAMAMLGETVFALGTGLSDAGYDATVTTVYPPGATIEDEG